The Carnobacterium sp. 17-4 genome has a window encoding:
- the phnG gene encoding phosphonate C-P lyase system protein PhnG encodes MNRKRRTRILIDFGKEESLKLAEIIENNYPIEMISEPSEALTMIKVRESAKNSLFYLGEVLITETKVRIEGKVGIGIVKGHETKFSRALAIIDAAYSAELPETAEWFRILKDIETTGEEAVGEKQRQLAQTKVNFETMNQ; translated from the coding sequence ATGAATAGAAAAAGAAGGACACGCATTTTAATCGATTTTGGAAAAGAAGAGTCACTCAAGTTAGCTGAAATAATTGAAAATAATTATCCCATTGAAATGATTTCTGAACCAAGCGAGGCATTGACTATGATCAAGGTGAGAGAGTCAGCCAAAAATTCACTCTTTTATTTAGGCGAAGTGCTAATTACAGAAACAAAAGTACGCATTGAAGGTAAAGTTGGAATCGGTATTGTAAAAGGCCATGAAACAAAATTTTCCAGAGCGTTAGCAATCATCGATGCGGCATACAGTGCTGAATTGCCAGAAACAGCTGAGTGGTTCAGAATCTTGAAAGATATAGAGACAACAGGTGAAGAAGCCGTTGGAGAGAAACAAAGACAACTAGCTCAAACAAAAGTAAATTTCGAAACAATGAATCAATAG